A genomic stretch from Marinifilum sp. JC120 includes:
- a CDS encoding caspase family protein, whose translation MGKKLAILVGVDKYVNENDLPPCGNDLELMSIFVKKSNHYDDCLTVELSPKASLVKSELSNFIRRYQEEDIEEVFFYYTGHGTTIADDFLYLFTDFDKSKAGQTSLKNSELDGMLKSLNPNLAIKVVDACHSGTEYIKSDIDLQRVFEKSLDQKFEKTYFLFSSAKHERSWALSDYSVFTKSFAQSLLDFENKEIRYRDIMDYISDDVAVKKHQTPLFIQQADNTELFGEISSELVKEITNKISEHSTPATGEEKNQLPESEEDVDSNSQLDGEFIKLVKDSSRKYCDEEDALKSIASIAKFVNGYKWSETLQKLYDIEVEEKQGQFQLKSLAKVAKWIHENGERYFVQIKYKDESYQAKEKVEYENGYGYSRGMLGLSNLFNQEVKYKTVTKSRKVICGFEHSVEVPYSSLLVVFTPKEKALLWFSIFITYAFSKSKVTMFSKFEFDEEVTWQDRSARDVNQWKIVHCELKDVEAIKANVEQSLLEIDEAVMVELKAMFQQV comes from the coding sequence ATGGGAAAAAAATTAGCAATACTGGTTGGCGTTGATAAATATGTAAATGAAAATGATTTGCCTCCATGTGGCAATGATCTTGAATTAATGTCTATATTCGTAAAAAAATCTAACCATTATGATGATTGTTTAACGGTTGAGTTGAGCCCAAAAGCATCCCTAGTAAAAAGTGAACTTTCTAATTTTATTCGTAGGTACCAAGAAGAAGATATTGAAGAAGTTTTCTTTTATTATACTGGGCATGGAACTACTATTGCTGATGATTTTTTATATTTATTTACAGATTTTGATAAGTCAAAGGCAGGACAGACTTCATTAAAAAACAGTGAACTTGATGGTATGCTTAAGTCGCTGAATCCTAATTTGGCCATTAAAGTTGTGGATGCCTGTCATTCTGGAACGGAATACATTAAGTCAGACATTGATTTACAACGTGTTTTTGAAAAATCGCTGGATCAAAAATTTGAAAAAACATATTTTCTTTTTTCATCAGCTAAACATGAAAGATCATGGGCACTTTCAGACTATAGTGTGTTTACAAAGAGCTTTGCACAATCATTGTTGGATTTTGAGAATAAAGAAATTAGATATAGAGATATAATGGATTATATTTCAGATGATGTCGCGGTCAAAAAACATCAAACTCCATTGTTTATACAGCAGGCAGATAATACGGAGCTTTTTGGGGAAATCTCATCGGAATTAGTTAAAGAGATAACAAATAAAATTTCAGAGCATTCCACTCCGGCAACTGGCGAAGAAAAGAATCAGTTGCCGGAAAGTGAAGAGGATGTTGATAGCAATTCTCAGCTGGATGGCGAATTTATCAAATTGGTAAAAGATTCGAGTCGAAAATATTGTGATGAAGAAGATGCTTTGAAATCTATTGCTAGCATTGCTAAATTTGTTAATGGGTATAAGTGGTCTGAAACATTACAGAAACTTTATGATATTGAAGTTGAGGAGAAACAGGGGCAGTTTCAGTTAAAAAGTTTAGCTAAAGTAGCTAAATGGATTCATGAGAATGGTGAGAGATATTTTGTTCAGATCAAATACAAGGACGAGAGCTATCAAGCTAAAGAAAAAGTAGAATATGAAAACGGTTACGGTTACAGTCGTGGAATGTTAGGTCTTTCAAATCTTTTTAATCAAGAAGTAAAATATAAAACAGTGACTAAAAGTAGAAAGGTTATATGCGGTTTTGAACATTCTGTAGAAGTGCCTTATTCTTCCCTTTTGGTTGTTTTTACTCCTAAAGAAAAAGCGTTACTATGGTTCAGTATATTTATTACATATGCATTTTCAAAGTCTAAAGTGACTATGTTTTCAAAATTTGAATTTGACGAAGAGGTTACATGGCAAGATAGGTCTGCTCGGGATGTCAACCAGTGGAAGATTGTTCATTGTGAGTTGAAAGATGTAGAGGCAATTAAAGCGAATGTTGAGCAATCCTTACTGGAGATCGATGAAGCTGTTATGGTCGAGTTGAAGGCTATGTTTCAACAAGTGTAA
- a CDS encoding type II toxin-antitoxin system RelE/ParE family toxin has protein sequence MPRIKWLERAVQDLDSISEYISQDDPKSARKVVTAILKNVKSLEQHPQIGRAGRVSGTRELIVLKGAYLVAYCCNEDVEILRVLRHSQDWRGVLE, from the coding sequence ATGCCGAGGATTAAATGGCTTGAACGGGCCGTTCAGGATTTGGATTCAATTTCCGAATACATAAGTCAAGATGATCCGAAGTCAGCTAGAAAAGTCGTCACAGCCATATTAAAAAATGTGAAGAGTTTGGAGCAGCATCCCCAAATAGGACGAGCTGGCAGAGTTTCGGGAACTCGTGAGTTGATCGTGCTTAAAGGCGCGTATCTCGTGGCTTACTGCTGTAATGAAGATGTCGAGATTTTGAGGGTGCTGCGGCATAGTCAGGATTGGCGGGGTGTTTTGGAGTAG
- a CDS encoding ribbon-helix-helix protein, CopG family: protein MISKEPKSEVVTIRMTSEMKERVEKLAQATNRSKAFLFGEAISSYLDVNEWQVKAIQEGLDEARSPEAKWTSQEDLEAKYAED from the coding sequence ATGATAAGCAAAGAACCGAAGAGTGAAGTCGTAACAATTCGTATGACTTCGGAAATGAAAGAGCGCGTTGAAAAGCTAGCTCAGGCAACTAATAGATCGAAGGCCTTTTTGTTTGGCGAAGCTATTTCCAGTTACCTTGATGTGAATGAGTGGCAGGTCAAAGCGATTCAGGAAGGACTGGACGAAGCCAGAAGCCCAGAAGCCAAGTGGACCTCTCAGGAAGACTTAGAGGCAAAGTATGCCGAGGATTAA
- a CDS encoding AlpA family phage regulatory protein, whose amino-acid sequence MKGNEKELLLNPHAGFLRLKDVLKIIPVARSTWLRGVESGRYPRSIKLSERTVAWNAAEIYELVKKLQTGNSYPFAEGNE is encoded by the coding sequence ATGAAAGGTAATGAAAAAGAACTTCTTTTAAATCCACATGCAGGATTCCTACGTCTCAAGGATGTCCTCAAAATTATACCCGTGGCCAGAAGTACATGGTTGCGCGGAGTTGAGAGCGGAAGGTATCCCCGATCAATAAAATTATCTGAGAGAACCGTCGCTTGGAATGCGGCTGAAATCTATGAACTTGTTAAGAAGCTTCAAACCGGAAATTCTTATCCTTTTGCCGAGGGTAATGAATAA
- a CDS encoding toprim domain-containing protein, whose product MPYLNEFKQILEEHGISSENLIRDGQLHRTATHTKPHKKNAAYIIHNNDPAVLWWCNWETGNQGSYSPKNTTDTPANQAKAQERLAGIRKQQRLEQERRHEEARARAASILQSCLPCTHSEYLQRKKLPINDNLFQGRNGELIIPILSESESVQSLQRIFPDGKKRFLTGGKINGGFFYLGKNPEKVIYLCEGYATAASIYLASKETTYLSFSANNLKAVALFLRKKNPQIPIIICADADEAGQKNAGTCLTIANLSIATPSFLSVEGSDFNDLHLSQGLGEVSTQIEAAYSTHIQAQKSQALCAIKLGDFLEMPLPERGFLLKPVIPTQGLVIMYAPRGIGKTFAALSMALAISGGGEIFEWRASNQSRVLYVDGEMPARAMQERLAYLAMGNNVPPNATNNLVLVTPDIQPCPMPDLSTYAGQQALEPLLKDISLLVLDNIATLCRTGKENEAQSWQSMQSWLLDLRRRGIAVLLIHHAGKSGDQRGTSAREDIMDTVISLRRPKQYKMTEGARFEVHLTKARGISGEDVKPFEALLCSEKESFYWKIKDIEDAELDELKVLLSEGLSIRDCAEEMGKSKSAVHRLKKRLEATN is encoded by the coding sequence ATGCCTTACCTGAATGAATTCAAACAGATATTAGAAGAGCATGGAATCTCAAGCGAAAATTTAATTCGTGACGGCCAGCTGCACCGGACTGCAACACACACCAAGCCTCATAAGAAGAACGCAGCCTACATAATCCATAACAACGATCCTGCCGTTTTGTGGTGGTGCAATTGGGAAACGGGAAATCAGGGTTCATATTCCCCCAAAAACACCACAGACACACCTGCGAATCAAGCAAAAGCTCAGGAACGGTTAGCTGGCATCAGAAAACAGCAGCGACTAGAGCAAGAGCGACGTCACGAAGAAGCGAGAGCCCGAGCTGCAAGCATCTTACAAAGCTGTTTACCCTGCACACACAGTGAATACCTACAGCGCAAGAAGCTGCCTATAAATGACAACCTTTTCCAAGGTCGAAATGGCGAACTCATAATCCCCATTCTTTCAGAAAGTGAGTCCGTACAAAGTTTACAGCGTATTTTTCCAGATGGTAAAAAGCGGTTCCTAACTGGCGGGAAAATAAATGGCGGATTCTTCTACCTTGGCAAAAACCCTGAAAAAGTAATTTATCTATGTGAAGGCTATGCCACGGCTGCAAGCATCTATCTCGCCTCAAAAGAGACAACTTACTTATCCTTCTCAGCCAACAATTTAAAGGCTGTCGCTTTATTCCTGCGTAAAAAAAATCCACAAATCCCCATAATCATATGTGCCGATGCGGATGAAGCTGGTCAAAAGAACGCTGGAACGTGTTTAACCATCGCTAATTTGTCCATAGCAACTCCTTCATTTTTATCTGTTGAAGGATCAGATTTTAACGACTTGCATTTAAGCCAAGGACTTGGAGAAGTTTCAACGCAGATTGAAGCGGCCTACTCTACACATATTCAAGCACAGAAATCGCAAGCACTATGTGCAATTAAACTAGGAGATTTTCTAGAAATGCCCCTACCAGAACGAGGATTTCTATTGAAACCAGTTATTCCGACTCAAGGGTTAGTCATTATGTATGCACCTCGTGGAATAGGTAAAACCTTTGCAGCGTTAAGCATGGCTCTGGCTATTTCCGGTGGAGGAGAAATTTTTGAATGGCGAGCATCCAATCAAAGTAGAGTTTTATATGTTGATGGTGAAATGCCAGCAAGAGCAATGCAGGAACGGTTAGCATACCTTGCTATGGGAAATAACGTTCCTCCTAATGCCACGAACAACCTTGTCCTTGTTACTCCGGACATTCAGCCCTGCCCCATGCCCGATCTATCTACTTATGCAGGACAACAAGCCCTTGAACCGCTGTTAAAAGACATTTCTCTCTTGGTTTTAGACAATATTGCCACCCTATGCCGGACAGGTAAGGAAAACGAAGCTCAGTCGTGGCAAAGTATGCAGTCGTGGCTGCTGGACTTAAGGCGCAGAGGAATTGCAGTTCTACTTATCCATCATGCGGGTAAATCTGGCGACCAACGAGGCACAAGTGCCAGAGAAGATATCATGGACACTGTGATCAGCCTACGCCGCCCTAAACAATACAAAATGACAGAGGGGGCTAGGTTCGAGGTTCACTTGACCAAAGCTCGTGGAATTTCTGGCGAAGACGTGAAGCCCTTTGAAGCACTCCTATGCAGCGAAAAAGAATCCTTTTACTGGAAGATTAAAGATATCGAAGATGCTGAATTAGACGAACTCAAAGTTCTTTTATCAGAAGGCCTGAGTATTCGAGATTGTGCTGAAGAAATGGGAAAATCCAAATCCGCAGTACACAGGCTAAAAAAGAGATTGGAAGCCACGAATTGA
- a CDS encoding response regulator yields the protein MLDLDLKTLLISLALISLVNGVALFWLGKHFTRHKSINWWSVGYLFVGFSVTFLAVRPDIPVVASVFLGNSLAFFGSLLIWSGFRIYLNKAPLWWVILAVAIIPGIILSYNVVSAPDLKFRFTLGVCIMSLCMFLSAQELYRGPRPLHKKTSIVFICFSLFYLVWMVFMRINLQTNTMLEAYSLMVGLYFATIIFHVMEIAVMALLLSDRAREVLSRAKEEAESANKAKSEFLANMSHEIRTPMNAIIGLSEMLLNTEKDRSRAHDLQSINSASSSLLGLLTDVLDYSKIESNEMEIETVPFYLDTITDLVLDVANGSLASENVKLTLLTGKDVPPRLEGDPLRLQQVLLNLVNNSVKFTPKGSITIDIDSVSRSADSVLLSFTVTDTGIGISSEIQASIFAPFTQADTSTTREYGGTGLGLAISARLVELMGGRLEVSSEAETGSTFSFILPFKTLEVDAQEETECWNGHKAIILDNSSQQSLQAVNLLLTFGFETIQCTDIQHMASLLETSQVSASLVIVPDTDFIKDLPIIKNEICKYFSVSQAPFMLCCTPQVDTEIFDFTGYGVIKSPIRAKRLFLEIAHGFELPEEQIPSRFRKTAKGKVGLFSGSARILLVEDIAINREIIERMLQSVGLDVDTAENGEQAVHRASQNHYDIVIMDIQMPVMGGFDAAKRIKENTGEKSPVFIGLSANATRKSIARSEHEGFAAYLTKPVTRSTLLDCLANWIPTRQAPMPLTEHDLDIPGIDVEAAMEDCQGNMNFYKAQLKDFSLYIKDFLIDFKQANAARDTERMMSILHSLRGTASLLKIIDFAQSIAALEASLSSENEIETEETMNALFSAAENLERVLVKL from the coding sequence ATGCTGGATCTTGATTTGAAAACACTGCTGATTTCCCTTGCACTAATCTCTTTGGTTAATGGGGTGGCTTTGTTTTGGCTCGGTAAACATTTCACCAGACACAAGTCTATTAATTGGTGGAGTGTGGGGTACTTGTTTGTAGGTTTTTCAGTCACCTTTTTAGCGGTCAGGCCGGATATTCCGGTAGTTGCATCTGTTTTTCTCGGCAACTCACTGGCTTTTTTCGGATCGCTTCTCATCTGGAGCGGATTCAGAATCTACCTGAACAAAGCTCCTCTCTGGTGGGTAATTCTGGCAGTTGCAATAATCCCCGGTATTATATTGAGTTATAACGTAGTCTCTGCTCCTGACCTCAAGTTCCGTTTTACGCTTGGTGTCTGCATAATGAGTCTGTGTATGTTTCTTTCCGCGCAGGAACTTTATCGCGGCCCGCGCCCGCTCCACAAAAAAACTTCAATTGTATTTATTTGTTTTAGCCTGTTTTATCTGGTCTGGATGGTTTTTATGCGCATAAACCTACAGACCAATACCATGCTTGAAGCTTATTCGCTTATGGTTGGGTTGTATTTTGCGACCATTATCTTCCACGTCATGGAGATCGCCGTAATGGCCCTGCTGCTTAGCGATAGGGCAAGGGAAGTTCTCTCCAGAGCTAAGGAGGAAGCGGAGTCTGCAAACAAAGCCAAAAGTGAATTCCTTGCCAATATGAGCCATGAGATACGCACACCCATGAACGCGATAATTGGTCTTTCCGAGATGCTGCTCAACACGGAAAAAGACCGCAGTCGCGCTCATGACCTGCAAAGTATCAATTCTGCGTCCAGTTCCTTGCTCGGCCTGTTAACCGACGTTCTTGATTATTCCAAGATAGAATCAAACGAGATGGAAATTGAAACGGTTCCATTTTATCTGGACACAATTACGGATTTGGTCCTTGATGTGGCTAACGGTTCTCTTGCCTCAGAAAATGTTAAGTTAACCCTGCTGACGGGAAAAGATGTTCCGCCACGCCTTGAGGGCGACCCATTACGTTTGCAGCAGGTTCTCCTGAATCTGGTGAACAACTCGGTAAAATTTACTCCCAAAGGCAGCATAACCATAGATATCGATAGTGTCTCCCGTTCCGCCGACTCGGTATTGTTGAGCTTTACGGTTACGGACACTGGAATCGGAATCAGTTCCGAAATACAAGCGTCTATTTTCGCACCTTTCACACAGGCAGATACCTCGACCACGCGTGAATACGGTGGGACCGGTTTGGGACTGGCTATCAGCGCGCGTCTTGTTGAACTTATGGGGGGCAGGCTTGAGGTCTCCAGTGAGGCAGAAACCGGGAGCACTTTCAGCTTCATCCTACCATTCAAAACTCTTGAAGTTGATGCGCAAGAAGAAACTGAATGCTGGAATGGACACAAGGCTATTATCTTGGATAATAGCTCCCAGCAGAGCTTGCAGGCTGTAAATCTGTTGCTGACTTTCGGATTTGAAACCATCCAGTGTACGGATATTCAACACATGGCTTCACTTTTAGAAACAAGTCAAGTATCTGCTTCGCTGGTCATAGTTCCAGACACAGACTTTATCAAGGATCTACCTATAATAAAGAATGAAATTTGTAAGTATTTCTCTGTTTCGCAAGCTCCATTTATGCTTTGCTGCACCCCACAGGTAGATACTGAAATATTTGACTTTACGGGATATGGTGTAATCAAATCACCCATCAGGGCCAAACGTTTATTTTTAGAAATTGCGCACGGATTTGAATTACCGGAAGAGCAAATACCATCACGATTCCGTAAAACAGCAAAAGGGAAGGTGGGACTTTTTTCCGGTTCAGCTAGAATTCTGCTGGTCGAGGATATAGCGATCAATCGCGAAATAATTGAGAGAATGCTTCAGTCCGTGGGGCTGGATGTAGATACTGCCGAAAACGGAGAACAAGCCGTACACAGAGCTTCGCAGAACCATTATGACATCGTAATTATGGATATTCAGATGCCGGTGATGGGCGGTTTTGATGCAGCCAAAAGAATCAAGGAAAATACCGGTGAAAAATCACCCGTATTTATCGGCCTTTCCGCGAACGCCACCCGTAAAAGCATTGCAAGGTCCGAACACGAGGGCTTTGCTGCCTACCTTACAAAACCGGTTACCAGAAGCACGCTCCTTGACTGCCTTGCAAACTGGATTCCAACCCGGCAGGCACCCATGCCTTTAACTGAACATGACTTAGATATTCCCGGAATTGACGTTGAAGCGGCCATGGAAGACTGTCAGGGAAACATGAATTTTTACAAGGCCCAGCTAAAGGACTTTTCTCTGTATATCAAAGATTTCCTTATAGATTTCAAGCAGGCTAATGCTGCCAGAGACACAGAGAGAATGATGAGTATTCTCCACTCCTTGCGCGGCACAGCATCATTGCTGAAAATTATTGATTTTGCACAAAGTATAGCCGCTCTTGAGGCAAGCTTGTCCTCTGAAAATGAAATAGAAACAGAAGAAACTATGAACGCTTTATTCAGTGCTGCCGAAAACCTGGAGAGGGTTCTGGTAAAACTGTAA
- a CDS encoding sigma-54-dependent Fis family transcriptional regulator, translating to MDSSIKIMIIEDDAIDARFIKTVLGAAGYDADVSQHPNEALMVLNQHPYDLILVDLKMVDMNGMQILELIKRYYPTTEVIIITAHASIDTAVEAIRMGAYSYFVKGDPARKLLADIKTIATRKMEKNTGIYGESSAGASRLKTRGATFTNILSQADQLAAVGMNVLLVGAPGTGKKNFAQHMCKSTPQTDGPVYETDFSVDGESLSQQNAKDRLNIFLDQYGSTGTCVLLNIDQADPIILSEMLSILETRISRYSSKKALISVISTSTLQSIPKLKATYGSEFFFLYWGIKLELPEIRERREDLPLIAEDIVKKLSATFNVPTPDVDNSLLEYLSAATFVREFEGLETLVQRIFKVSSGAALTSDLIEQVEIGDILLKEEYLIFPSEPSSLKEAREQSEREFIKTVYARSGGNKTRTAAALGISSRQLYNMLKKYDLED from the coding sequence GTGGATAGCAGTATTAAAATTATGATCATAGAAGACGATGCTATTGATGCACGCTTTATTAAAACCGTTCTGGGTGCAGCAGGCTATGACGCAGATGTCTCGCAACATCCAAATGAAGCTCTTATGGTATTAAACCAGCATCCATATGACTTGATCTTAGTAGACCTGAAAATGGTCGACATGAATGGGATGCAGATTCTTGAGCTGATTAAAAGATATTACCCCACTACAGAAGTTATCATTATTACAGCGCATGCATCCATTGATACCGCAGTGGAAGCTATTCGCATGGGTGCTTATTCTTATTTTGTTAAAGGAGACCCCGCCCGCAAGCTGCTCGCTGACATTAAAACTATTGCTACCCGCAAGATGGAAAAAAACACTGGGATTTATGGCGAGAGCTCAGCCGGGGCATCTCGCCTGAAAACCAGAGGGGCCACCTTTACTAATATTTTATCACAAGCAGATCAACTCGCTGCTGTAGGCATGAATGTCCTGCTTGTCGGGGCACCGGGGACTGGAAAGAAAAACTTTGCGCAACATATGTGCAAAAGCACTCCGCAGACTGACGGTCCTGTATACGAAACCGATTTTTCGGTTGATGGAGAAAGTCTATCCCAACAAAACGCGAAAGACAGATTAAACATTTTTCTAGACCAATACGGAAGCACGGGCACTTGCGTTTTATTAAACATTGATCAGGCTGATCCAATAATTCTGTCTGAAATGCTAAGTATACTGGAGACACGTATATCCCGTTACTCTTCGAAAAAGGCGCTAATTTCAGTAATCTCAACCAGTACATTGCAGTCAATACCGAAGCTCAAAGCAACCTATGGTTCAGAATTCTTTTTCCTCTATTGGGGAATTAAGCTCGAACTGCCGGAAATTAGAGAACGCAGGGAAGATCTGCCATTAATCGCTGAAGATATAGTGAAAAAGTTGAGCGCAACATTCAATGTTCCTACCCCGGATGTTGACAACAGCCTGTTGGAATACCTCTCCGCCGCTACTTTTGTCCGTGAATTTGAGGGATTGGAAACATTGGTCCAACGTATATTTAAAGTTTCTTCAGGAGCAGCACTTACTTCAGATTTGATAGAACAAGTTGAAATCGGTGATATTCTCCTGAAAGAGGAATACCTTATTTTCCCATCAGAACCGTCTTCGCTGAAGGAGGCTCGGGAGCAATCCGAACGGGAATTCATCAAAACTGTCTATGCCCGCAGCGGCGGTAACAAGACCAGAACGGCTGCCGCACTGGGCATATCTTCCCGCCAGCTCTACAATATGCTTAAAAAATACGATCTGGAAGATTAA
- a CDS encoding DUF4102 domain-containing protein has translation MPLTIKQIESSKPKKKLYRISDNNGLCLEVTPNGSKRWRLRYQFNRKAKMISLGLYPEVNLKDARNRVFEMRQSLAKGVDPSRERQEQKAKVDGSYSFKVIADKWFAKKSLTLANKKDRQTIYGRLVNHVFPFIADKSIFEITNKDMVVILERLEAMNLHETAKRVNLTCVHIFNYARVSNPELSNPASDTKALLIPASKRVKHFPAITKPAEIKKLLRKINNFKGTFSVAQALKFIPYTFVRSGELRSAEWSEIDWEAREWQIPAHKMKAPRPHIVPLSTQVIDILKKTHLVTGHNKYIFHSDRSKKGILSENTINKSLRSMGYAKDEMCCHGFRTTASTRLNEELKYMPDVIERQLAHGEANKVRDAYNRAEYLEERHKMMQEWSDYLDGLAR, from the coding sequence ATGCCTTTAACTATAAAACAAATTGAATCATCCAAGCCCAAGAAGAAGCTATACCGAATCTCCGACAACAACGGTCTTTGTTTAGAAGTTACTCCTAACGGGTCTAAAAGGTGGCGGCTCCGCTATCAATTTAATCGCAAAGCAAAAATGATTTCTTTAGGATTGTATCCAGAAGTAAATCTAAAAGATGCTCGCAATCGAGTGTTTGAGATGCGCCAGTCTCTAGCGAAAGGGGTAGACCCATCCCGAGAGCGACAAGAGCAGAAGGCGAAGGTGGACGGCAGTTATAGTTTTAAAGTTATTGCAGATAAATGGTTTGCGAAAAAATCCTTAACTCTGGCAAACAAAAAAGACAGGCAGACCATATACGGCAGACTTGTGAATCATGTATTCCCTTTCATAGCCGATAAATCCATTTTTGAAATAACGAATAAAGATATGGTTGTGATTCTTGAGCGTTTGGAAGCCATGAATCTGCACGAGACAGCCAAGCGAGTTAATTTAACTTGTGTACATATTTTTAACTATGCCCGCGTATCAAATCCAGAATTGAGTAACCCTGCAAGCGATACCAAAGCGTTACTCATTCCCGCATCAAAACGTGTTAAACACTTTCCTGCTATAACGAAACCTGCCGAGATTAAGAAACTTTTGCGGAAGATAAATAATTTCAAAGGTACTTTCAGTGTTGCCCAGGCATTAAAATTTATTCCGTATACCTTTGTACGCTCTGGGGAATTACGTAGTGCCGAGTGGTCAGAAATTGATTGGGAAGCAAGAGAATGGCAAATTCCAGCTCATAAAATGAAAGCTCCGAGGCCTCACATTGTCCCGCTCTCCACACAAGTCATAGACATATTAAAGAAAACCCATCTTGTAACAGGTCATAATAAGTATATTTTTCACAGTGATCGTAGCAAGAAAGGGATATTAAGCGAGAACACTATAAATAAATCCTTACGTAGTATGGGGTACGCGAAGGATGAAATGTGCTGCCACGGGTTTAGGACAACCGCGAGTACCCGTCTAAATGAGGAATTAAAGTACATGCCAGACGTCATAGAGCGTCAATTGGCCCACGGTGAGGCAAATAAGGTTCGGGACGCTTACAACCGTGCTGAGTACTTAGAGGAGCGTCATAAAATGATGCAGGAGTGGTCTGACTACTTAGATGGGCTGGCTAGATAG
- a CDS encoding DNA-binding response regulator — protein MLNLVKVIIADDHALVREGLKTILKSQPGISVLGTAENGEEAVRLCRRLNPDVALMDLSMPVKSGVQAIQELSGEGKTKFLALTAHVESDHIFSALDAGASGYVLKTSSSKELVMAIETVMEGKVYLAPDISAEVAKGFLQKERKNSCESLDSLTGREREVLKQVLAGYKNREIADLLVISIKTVEKHRSNFMRKLGMRSKTELKTYGAELKGKGIYL, from the coding sequence ATGCTAAATTTGGTAAAAGTTATTATTGCTGATGATCATGCGCTGGTCAGGGAAGGGTTGAAGACAATACTTAAGTCTCAACCGGGAATCAGTGTACTCGGTACGGCCGAGAATGGTGAGGAGGCAGTGCGCCTTTGTAGGCGTTTGAATCCGGATGTGGCGCTTATGGATCTGTCTATGCCTGTTAAAAGTGGAGTACAGGCTATTCAGGAACTCTCCGGGGAAGGTAAGACAAAGTTTTTGGCTTTAACCGCTCATGTTGAATCTGATCATATCTTTTCTGCCCTCGATGCAGGGGCCAGTGGGTACGTGCTCAAAACGTCATCCAGTAAGGAACTGGTAATGGCAATTGAAACGGTCATGGAAGGCAAGGTTTATCTTGCGCCGGATATTTCAGCTGAAGTTGCCAAGGGCTTCTTGCAAAAGGAAAGAAAGAACAGTTGTGAAAGTCTGGATTCCCTGACAGGGCGCGAGCGAGAAGTTTTAAAACAAGTCCTTGCCGGGTATAAGAATCGGGAAATCGCCGACCTTTTGGTTATTAGTATCAAGACAGTAGAAAAGCATCGTTCCAACTTTATGAGGAAGCTCGGCATGCGTTCCAAAACAGAACTGAAGACATACGGCGCAGAACTCAAGGGTAAGGGTATATATCTCTAA